From the genome of Burkholderia cepacia ATCC 25416:
TCGTGCTCGTTGCGCGATACCTGGATGCGTGTCGCGCCATGCTCGCGCAGCACGGCCGTCATCCGCACGATCTCTTCCGCGACTTCTTCCGGCGTGCCGTCCGATTCGCACAGCAGGATCGCTTTCGCCTCGAGATCGTAGCCCGCGTGCGTGAACGCCTCGACGGCCTGCGTGGCCGGCTTGTCCATCATTTCGAGCCCGGCCGGGATGATCCCCGACGCGATGATCGCCGCGACGGCCTCGCCGCCCTTGACGACGTCGTCGAAGCTCGCCATCACGAGCTGGGCCGTCTGCGGCTTCGGGATCAGCTTCACCGTGACCTCGGTGACGATCGCGAACATCCCTTCGCTGCCGATCATCACGGCGAGCAGGTCGAGGCCCGGCATGTCGAGCGCCAGCGAACCGAATTCGACGATCTCGCCGTCGATCGTCACCGCGCGCACGCGCATCACGTTGTGCACGGTCAGCCCGTATTTCAGGCAATGGACGCCGCCGGAATTTTCCGCGACGTTGCCGCCGATCGTGCACGCGATCTGCGACGACGGATCGGGCGCGTAGTACAGGCCGTACGGCGCGGCGGCCTCCGAGATCGCGAGGTTGCGCACGCCGGGCTGCACGGTCGCCGTGCGGGCGTAGGGATCGACTTCGACGATGCGCGTGAAGCGCGCAAGCGACAGCACGACGCCGAGCGCGATCGGCAACGCGCCGCCCGACAGGCTCGTGCCCGCGCCGCGCGGCACGATCGGCACCTCCATGCGGCGGCAGATCTGCACGATCCGCTGCACCTGCGATTCCGTTTCGGGCAGCGCGACCGCGAGCGGCAGGCGGCGGTACGCGGACAGGCCGTCGCATTCGTACGGCGCCGTGTCTTCGTCGCGGTACAGCAGGCAGTGCGTCGGCAGCACGGCCATCAGCGCCTGCACAACTTCGCGCTGGCGCTGCGCGCGTGCCGCGCTCGACAGTTCGACGGGAGCGTTCATGGGGTCTCCTGCAGCAGGCGGCGCGGCGTCGCGCCGCCGTGTCAGCACGTGAAAATCTTGCCCGGATTCATCAGGTTGCGCGGATCGAGCGCGAGCTTGATCGCACGCATCGTGTCGATCGCGTTGTCGCCGTGCTCCTTCGGCAGGAAGCGCATCTTGTGCAGCCCGACGCCGTGCTCGCCCGTGCAGGTGCCGCCGAGGCGCAGCGCGCGCTCGACGATCCGGTCGTTGATGTGCTCGGCTTCCGCGATTTCCTCGGGCTTGTCGGGGTCGATCAGGATCGCCACGTGGAAATTGCCGTCGCCGACGTGGCCGACGATCGGGCAGGGCAGCGACGA
Proteins encoded in this window:
- a CDS encoding FAD-linked oxidase C-terminal domain-containing protein, with the translated sequence MNAPVELSSAARAQRQREVVQALMAVLPTHCLLYRDEDTAPYECDGLSAYRRLPLAVALPETESQVQRIVQICRRMEVPIVPRGAGTSLSGGALPIALGVVLSLARFTRIVEVDPYARTATVQPGVRNLAISEAAAPYGLYYAPDPSSQIACTIGGNVAENSGGVHCLKYGLTVHNVMRVRAVTIDGEIVEFGSLALDMPGLDLLAVMIGSEGMFAIVTEVTVKLIPKPQTAQLVMASFDDVVKGGEAVAAIIASGIIPAGLEMMDKPATQAVEAFTHAGYDLEAKAILLCESDGTPEEVAEEIVRMTAVLREHGATRIQVSRNEHERLRFWSGRKNAFPAAGRISADYYCMDGTVPRRAIGPLLARIEQLETRYGLRCINVFHAGDGNMHPLILYNANDPDELHRAEQFGAEILECCVEFGGSVTGEHGVGIEKLNSMCVQFSPQERDAFFAVKRAFDPAGLLNPDKGIPTRARCAEYGRQHVRGGLLPHPDLPRF